The nucleotide sequence TCGGGGGCGCCGGAGGGCGCGCGGTGGGCGGGGGCCGGGGCGGTGCCGGCCGCTCGGTCGGTCACGTCAGCTCCTCGAAGACGACGGTGGTGGCGGTGACGTCGGCCCACTCCGCGGCGTCCTGGGAGGCGTGGCGCTCGGCCACGGCCGCGCACAGGGCGTCGATCTCCGCGGCGGCGGCGCCGCCGGCCGCGGCGAGGGCGTCCAGGAGTGCTCCGGAGAGGGCGGCGACCCGGTCGTCGCCGGGCCGCATGCACCAGCCGGGTACACCGGCGACCTCGACGGAACACTCGGTGACCAGCACTTCACCGAGGTAGAAGCGGGTCTCCTCGACGGGCTCGCGCACCTGGAGGACCACCATGCCGGTCTCGGGGGA is from Streptomyces hygroscopicus and encodes:
- a CDS encoding phosphonate metabolism protein PhnG is translated as MSSTPTRERRCELLAAAAHEEIVPLAERLLADGALPEPTVLKSPETGMVVLQVREPVEETRFYLGEVLVTECSVEVAGVPGWCMRPGDDRVAALSGALLDALAAAGGAAAAEIDALCAAVAERHASQDAAEWADVTATTVVFEELT